The nucleotide window TGCGTGGTATCAGATAGTTGCTGCCCGCTACCTACCTGTTCGAGCGGCAGCACGTTGCTGAAGCCAATATCCCAGCGTACCAGAGTATAGGTGCTGCCTTCACCATAAGATGGCCCCTCATCCGCATTCGCTTTCATACTGAGTATAGTAGTTGCATACGAATAAGGAAGCGAATCAAGCTCGGTGGGAGAGGTGGCAGGGTTATGCACGTAACGGAGCGTGTCGGTGCGGAGAGCGTACACATCCAGCGTTTGATACTTAACTTTCTTAGCTGGGCCAAGATATACCGGCGCATCACCCCCCAAAGAGTATTGATGCAGCTGATCATCCACATTGGTAATGGTAAACGTGCGTATGCTGCTGTTCCGGGCGTTGCCGAAGCGTAGTATGTCCCCGGCTTTGTAGGGCTGCCAAGCCAGCTGCTCGGCGGAGAGTTTATATTCCTTCACAGGCTCCGGGGAACAACCGAAGATTAGGAGAAGGCAGCCAACTAAGATCAGGGTATAGTTTCTCATAAGTAATTGGTTTAAAGCTAAGACCTGCTGTACGCTGAACAGGTTGCAACCTGTCCCAAAACTCTGTGCAAAACGCTACTTCCGCACCGCCTCAATAGCTACCTGCAGAATTTGCGTGCGCACGTTCAGGTCGGATAGCTTGTTGTTGCGGCGGCTGGGGTTCACGCGGTTGGAGAGGAAGATGTACACCAATTCCCGCTCGGGGTCTACCCAGATGTAGGTGCCCGTGAAGCCGGAGTGGCCAAAGGAGCTGGCGCTGGCATCGTGGGCGGTGTTGCCGGCGGGCGGCGTGGCGGGCCTATCGAAGCCCAGGGCGCGGCGGTTCTGGGGGCAGAACTGGCAGCGCGTGTACTCAGTAAGGGTTTCCTTCTTGATGAGCTGCTGCCCCCCAAACTGGCCACCGTTGGCGTAAAGCTGCACCAGCTTGGCTAGGTCCGTAGCCGAGCCGAACAAGCCCGCGTGGCCCGAGAGGCCCCCCAACAAGGCCGCGCCCTCATCATCTACGGTGCCGTGCAGCAGCTGGCGCCGGAACAGGGAGTCGTATTCCGTGGGCACGAGTCGGCTGAGCGGGAAGCGGTTGGTAGGGTTGAAGCCCAGCGTGGTAGCGCCTAGGGGCTGGTAGATTTCCTCCCGCAGGTACTGGTCGAAGGGCTTGCCCGTGAGGCGCTGCACCAGCAGGGGGTAGAGGTAAAACGACAAGTCGGAGTACACGTAGCCCGGCTTGGCGTTCAGCTCTGATTCGCCAATGTCCTTTACCAGTCTAGCGGGCAGGGTGCGCCGCGCCCATACGCCGGTAGCCACCTCCAAGGGGAAGCGCCGCGACGAATCCTGCCGGAAAAATCGGTGCCGGAGCTGGCCCTGCTTGTTCACGTAGTCTTTCCAGAAAGGAATCCAGGCTTTCAGGCCGGCCTGGTGGGTGAGCACGTCGCGCAGCTTCAGATTGGCTTTGTTGGTTTTCTGAAGCTCGGGGAAATACTCGCCCAGGGTTTTATCGGGGCTGAACTTGCCTTCGTCCTGCAGCTTCATCAGGGCCGGCAAAGCTGCGGCTACTTTGGTGAGCGAAGCTAGGTCGTAGAGGTCGGTGTTGCGCACCGGGCGGGCGGCTTTGCCAGGCTCCGCGAAGGTGTGGGTGCCGTAGCTTTTGCGCAGCACCACCGTGCCGCGCCGGGCAATAAGCACCTGCGCCCCCGGCGTAGCCCGGGCAGCCAGGGCCTGGGCCATCACCGAGTCCACCCGGGCTTCCAGACGTGGGTCCATCTGCACGTCTTCGGGAGCCCCGAAGCGCAGCCGCTGCCCGGGCTGGGTGCGCAGGCCTTTGCCGTAGCTGTACCGGTCCGAAACCGTAACGGGGAGCTTGCCCTGCGCCCCGAAGGAGCCGAAGATCAGTTCCGCGGCCTTTTCCTGGGCGTTGCGGCTTTCCTGGTAGGCCACAATAACTGCGTCGGCGCGGTCCAGGTCGCGCACCTTGGCCACGGCGTAGGCCGAGCCGAACACGCACACCACCATCCGCTGCCGCGCCGCGCCCAGCTCCCGCAGCAGCACGTTGGTTTCCGCCGTCACCCCGAAGTTGGTGGCGGGCAGGCGCCCCAGGTTGTTCAGCCCCACCAGAATGGTGTTGTAAGGCCGCAGGGTTTCGCGCATCTGCGCCAGCTCATCCAGCGTGGGTGTGGCGGGCAGCCAGAAGTGGCGCACGGGGGCGTAGTCGGCCACCATGCGCTGGAAGTCGGTGGTGTCCCTGGTGCCGATGGTAAGCGTAGCCAGCCGCAGCGTATCGAGGCGGGGGAGGGGCAGCAGGTTTTTCTGGTTGCGCAGCAAGGTCACACTCAGCTCCGAAAGGTG belongs to Hymenobacter sp. J193 and includes:
- a CDS encoding glycoside hydrolase family 3 N-terminal domain-containing protein, yielding MLRFLSLLLLAFALLRPTDSLAQRRKAAPAKPKPAAPVAAQPTKLPLPFAAQLSQSRWVDSVMRTLTPDQRVAQLFMVAAYSNRQRIDEDSVSALIQQYGIGGLIFFQGGPVRQSRLLNRYQSQSRVPLLVAMDAEWGVGMRLDSVVRFPFQMSMGGIQENQLLYDMGTEVARQFRRLGMHVNFAPVVDINNNAANPVIGFRSWGEDRANVTEKSFQYMKGMQDAGVLAVAKHFPGHGDTDTDSHLALPLVRVDERRLDTLEMYPFRSLMRRGLGGLMIAHLNIPALDSTGTPSTLSRPIVTDLVQRKLGFEGVIFTDAMNMKGVISKYPPGEADVRALLAGNDVLEFSKNIPLAIQMVRAAITRGELTQADIDRRCRKVLALKQWAGLDKYSPIELRNLTQDLNPAHAQYLSRHLSELSVTLLRNQKNLLPLPRLDTLRLATLTIGTRDTTDFQRMVADYAPVRHFWLPATPTLDELAQMRETLRPYNTILVGLNNLGRLPATNFGVTAETNVLLRELGAARQRMVVCVFGSAYAVAKVRDLDRADAVIVAYQESRNAQEKAAELIFGSFGAQGKLPVTVSDRYSYGKGLRTQPGQRLRFGAPEDVQMDPRLEARVDSVMAQALAARATPGAQVLIARRGTVVLRKSYGTHTFAEPGKAARPVRNTDLYDLASLTKVAAALPALMKLQDEGKFSPDKTLGEYFPELQKTNKANLKLRDVLTHQAGLKAWIPFWKDYVNKQGQLRHRFFRQDSSRRFPLEVATGVWARRTLPARLVKDIGESELNAKPGYVYSDLSFYLYPLLVQRLTGKPFDQYLREEIYQPLGATTLGFNPTNRFPLSRLVPTEYDSLFRRQLLHGTVDDEGAALLGGLSGHAGLFGSATDLAKLVQLYANGGQFGGQQLIKKETLTEYTRCQFCPQNRRALGFDRPATPPAGNTAHDASASSFGHSGFTGTYIWVDPERELVYIFLSNRVNPSRRNNKLSDLNVRTQILQVAIEAVRK